The proteins below come from a single Myxococcota bacterium genomic window:
- a CDS encoding PaaI family thioesterase, with product MNETIIHDGPDDTCFGCGHQNAQGLRLVFRVTGPDAVEADYTAPEHFCGAPNVVHGGIQATLLDEVMGIAVHVGSGGDRAEHVTAEMSLRYRRPAHAGRPLRVRARFLRSEGRDFFAEGQILDAEGEILTRAESRWRAIG from the coding sequence GTGAACGAGACGATCATCCACGACGGCCCCGACGACACCTGCTTCGGCTGCGGTCATCAGAACGCCCAGGGGCTCCGGCTGGTGTTTCGGGTCACGGGCCCCGACGCCGTGGAGGCCGACTACACCGCCCCGGAACACTTCTGTGGTGCACCCAACGTGGTGCACGGTGGGATCCAGGCGACGCTGCTCGACGAGGTGATGGGGATCGCCGTGCACGTCGGATCGGGCGGCGACCGGGCGGAACACGTGACCGCCGAGATGTCGCTGCGCTACCGCCGGCCAGCCCATGCCGGCAGGCCACTGCGCGTGCGCGCGCGCTTCTTGCGCAGCGAGGGGCGCGACTTCTTCGCTGAAGGCCAGATCCTCGATGCCGAGGGGGAGATCCTCACCCGCGCCGAGTCGCGCTGGCGAGCCATCGGCTGA
- a CDS encoding MAPEG family protein, with amino-acid sequence METHASTALLFPMVALVAISFAVLLRLFRQRARSVRAGQVSADYFAAYQGDSREPVASIQLARHFTNLFEAPVLFYAACLAALATQIASPVLTGLAWGYVALRAVHTWIHTGSNALRPRIAAYFGSWCVLLTMWAWLAVAAASR; translated from the coding sequence ATGGAGACACACGCTTCGACCGCCCTGCTCTTCCCGATGGTGGCCCTGGTCGCGATCAGCTTCGCCGTCTTGCTGCGGCTGTTCCGCCAGCGGGCACGCAGCGTCCGCGCCGGGCAGGTCTCGGCGGACTACTTCGCCGCGTACCAGGGAGACTCGCGCGAGCCGGTGGCTTCGATCCAGCTCGCGCGCCACTTCACCAACCTCTTCGAGGCGCCGGTCCTCTTCTATGCGGCCTGCCTCGCCGCGCTGGCCACCCAGATCGCGTCGCCAGTGCTCACGGGGCTGGCCTGGGGCTACGTCGCGCTCCGAGCGGTGCACACCTGGATCCATACCGGCTCGAACGCGCTGCGCCCGCGGATCGCCGCGTATTTCGGCAGCTGGTGCGTACTCCTCACGATGTGGGCCTGGCTCGCGGTCGCAGCGGCGAGTCGCTAG
- a CDS encoding galactokinase family protein: MDADTSQLAARGERVARALAKRLETPANLRVVLSPYRVCPLGAHIDHQHGPVLGTAIDVGTALAFAPQESPEVVLHSDDFAGSLRFRIDDEAPGEGWERYARAAVRVLAERLPQPPRGFVGQLSGHLPGGGLSSSASVLVGYLLALAHVNDIALAPSELVRLAVRAENEFVGVRCGVLDPAAIVGSEAGRLLEIDTRAVRWRPLSADANADAVRFLIVFSGQSRVLSSTPFNARVAECRSAAARIADRHGHAPASRLGDLPEDLLEAGIDALPDGERGRARHFLEERRRVRAGVQAWTRGDFRAFGELMWDSCRSSIENYETGSDEQERLQQILRETPGVVGARFSGAGYGGCNVALVEAATAAAAAHEVLARYRAAVPALAAAARTLLVQPADGARVVLPG; encoded by the coding sequence ATGGACGCGGACACGTCACAGCTGGCCGCACGGGGTGAGCGCGTCGCACGCGCGCTGGCGAAGCGCCTCGAAACCCCTGCCAACCTTCGCGTCGTCCTGTCCCCCTACCGCGTGTGCCCACTGGGCGCGCACATCGACCACCAGCACGGCCCCGTCCTCGGGACCGCGATCGACGTCGGAACCGCGCTCGCGTTCGCGCCCCAGGAGTCGCCGGAAGTCGTCTTGCACAGCGACGACTTCGCCGGGAGCCTGCGCTTCCGGATCGACGACGAAGCGCCGGGCGAAGGCTGGGAGCGCTACGCGCGGGCGGCGGTGCGCGTACTCGCCGAGCGACTCCCGCAGCCACCGCGCGGCTTCGTCGGCCAACTCTCGGGCCATCTGCCCGGCGGCGGGCTTTCGTCCTCGGCGTCCGTGTTGGTCGGCTACCTGCTCGCCCTCGCCCACGTGAACGACATCGCGCTCGCGCCGAGCGAGCTGGTGCGGCTGGCCGTTCGGGCGGAGAACGAGTTCGTCGGTGTGCGCTGCGGGGTGCTCGACCCGGCGGCGATCGTGGGCTCGGAAGCGGGTCGACTGCTCGAGATCGACACGCGCGCTGTTCGCTGGCGCCCGCTCTCCGCGGATGCGAACGCCGACGCCGTGCGCTTCCTGATCGTCTTCAGCGGGCAGAGCCGCGTGCTCTCGAGCACGCCGTTCAACGCGCGGGTCGCGGAATGCCGGTCCGCCGCCGCCCGCATCGCCGACCGGCACGGCCACGCTCCCGCCTCACGTCTGGGAGATCTCCCTGAAGACCTGCTCGAAGCCGGGATCGACGCCCTCCCCGATGGAGAACGCGGCCGGGCCCGACACTTCCTCGAAGAGCGCCGTCGGGTCCGCGCCGGCGTGCAGGCCTGGACCCGCGGCGACTTCCGCGCCTTCGGCGAGCTGATGTGGGACTCCTGTCGCAGCTCCATCGAGAACTACGAGACCGGCTCGGACGAACAGGAGCGGCTCCAGCAGATCCTGCGCGAAACGCCGGGCGTAGTGGGTGCGCGCTTCTCCGGCGCGGGCTACGGCGGCTGCAACGTCGCCCTCGTCGAGGCGGCGACGGCCGCAGCGGCGGCGCACGAGGTGCTTGCGCGCTATCGCGCGGCCGTGCCGGCGCTGGCGGCCGCCGCGCGCACCCTGCTGGTGCAACCTGCGGACGGAGCGCGGGTGGTGTTGCCCGGCTAG
- a CDS encoding alpha/beta hydrolase, whose translation MGAEERTAASQRSIHSERFSVGGCDLYTECVGDGAPVLLIHGAGAFADLFHPCFDALGEDAQLVAYDRRGCARSKHPPVREFARHVEDAAALLRDRFDAPAVLVGWSAGAMIALELVIRHPDRVRSLVLAEPPLQLKAPRPLALGAVARWEWTRHTRGNHAGALVFYRWVSQYRGAGNAFDAYPDAWRDTMLDNADALFTEIRFGGGALGEFAKRRDLAAIEHPIRILVGSRSAPVFAPAARYLERVSPRSTWIDVPGASHMIPTDAPEAVADAVRAALAE comes from the coding sequence ATGGGAGCCGAGGAACGCACCGCGGCGTCGCAGCGATCGATCCACTCCGAGCGCTTCTCGGTGGGCGGCTGCGATCTCTACACGGAATGCGTCGGCGACGGCGCGCCGGTGTTGCTGATCCACGGCGCCGGCGCCTTCGCCGATCTCTTCCATCCGTGTTTCGACGCGCTCGGCGAGGACGCCCAGCTCGTCGCCTACGACCGGCGAGGCTGCGCGCGTTCGAAGCACCCGCCGGTACGGGAGTTCGCGCGCCACGTCGAGGACGCCGCCGCGCTCTTGCGCGATCGCTTCGACGCACCCGCGGTGCTCGTGGGGTGGAGCGCGGGTGCCATGATCGCGCTCGAGCTGGTGATCCGGCATCCAGACCGCGTGCGCAGCCTGGTGTTGGCCGAGCCGCCGCTCCAGCTGAAAGCGCCGCGCCCGCTGGCCCTCGGTGCGGTGGCGCGCTGGGAGTGGACGCGACATACGCGCGGCAACCACGCCGGCGCTTTGGTCTTCTACCGCTGGGTGAGTCAGTACCGCGGCGCCGGCAACGCTTTCGACGCCTACCCGGACGCGTGGCGGGACACCATGCTCGACAACGCCGACGCCCTCTTCACCGAGATCCGTTTCGGGGGCGGGGCGCTCGGCGAGTTCGCCAAACGGCGTGACCTCGCTGCGATCGAACACCCGATCCGCATCCTCGTCGGCAGCCGCTCGGCGCCCGTGTTCGCTCCCGCGGCGCGCTACCTCGAACGCGTGTCGCCGCGATCCACCTGGATCGACGTGCCCGGCGCGAGCCACATGATCCCGACCGACGCGCCAGAGGCGGTGGCCGACGCCGTGCGCGCAGCGCTCGCCGAATAA
- a CDS encoding molybdopterin-dependent oxidoreductase, producing the protein MREKPLPPGQVEHDTFPRFGLMAFSHRYPDAPDQLELVVKGDVASPFSLSGEELGKLYREERVADFHCVTTWSVRGVRWSGFLFRDFYEKFVEPRARPKPDARLVVLRCQDGYSASLPLEDLLADDVLLADRLDGRPLDMAHGAPLRLVAPAHYGFKNAKHLRGIEFWRDARKYKFPGPRLMDHPRGRVAEQERAGGLPNWLARFLYRRLIGPVTSRFRKGLERYEADQRRAAEAEAARRAEEEAAAAAAAAAEDDGQLRL; encoded by the coding sequence GTGCGCGAGAAGCCGCTACCGCCGGGCCAGGTCGAGCACGACACGTTTCCGCGCTTCGGCCTGATGGCCTTCAGTCATCGCTATCCGGATGCGCCGGACCAGCTGGAACTCGTGGTCAAGGGAGACGTCGCGAGTCCGTTCAGCCTGTCCGGGGAAGAACTCGGCAAGCTCTACCGCGAGGAGCGCGTGGCCGACTTCCACTGCGTGACCACCTGGTCGGTGCGTGGGGTGCGCTGGAGCGGTTTCCTGTTCCGGGACTTCTACGAGAAGTTCGTGGAACCGCGCGCACGTCCGAAGCCCGACGCACGTCTCGTGGTGCTGCGCTGTCAGGACGGCTATTCCGCCAGCCTGCCGCTCGAGGACCTGTTGGCCGACGACGTCCTGTTGGCCGATCGGCTCGACGGACGACCGCTCGACATGGCCCACGGTGCACCCCTGCGGCTGGTGGCGCCGGCGCACTACGGGTTCAAGAACGCGAAGCATCTGCGGGGCATCGAGTTCTGGCGCGACGCACGGAAGTACAAGTTCCCCGGGCCGCGCCTGATGGACCATCCGCGGGGGCGGGTGGCCGAACAGGAGCGCGCCGGTGGCCTGCCGAACTGGCTCGCGCGCTTCCTCTACCGCCGCTTGATCGGTCCGGTGACCTCTCGCTTCCGCAAGGGGCTGGAGCGCTACGAGGCCGATCAGCGCCGGGCCGCCGAAGCCGAAGCCGCCCGACGCGCCGAGGAGGAGGCGGCCGCCGCCGCCGCTGCCGCGGCGGAGGACGACGGCCAGCTTCGTCTCTGA
- a CDS encoding DUF3237 domain-containing protein, with amino-acid sequence MSERTSLPVEFLFRIEAETSAPLSVSPGPHGDRLILGASGGRFEGPRLSGRVVPGPGSEWATLRGDGSLKADVRLVLETDDEAVILMTYNGVGRPDPERGLRITTAPLFETGDSRYQWLHGLQAIGIGAPIAGGVGYDVYAVEWPG; translated from the coding sequence ATGTCCGAGCGCACCTCGCTTCCCGTCGAGTTCCTCTTCCGCATCGAAGCCGAGACGAGCGCACCGCTCTCCGTGTCGCCGGGTCCCCATGGCGATCGGCTGATCCTGGGCGCGTCGGGCGGTCGCTTCGAAGGCCCCCGCCTGTCGGGCCGCGTCGTGCCCGGACCGGGATCCGAGTGGGCCACGCTGCGCGGGGACGGCAGCCTGAAAGCCGACGTGCGCCTCGTGCTCGAGACCGACGACGAGGCGGTGATCCTCATGACCTACAACGGCGTGGGGCGTCCCGACCCCGAGCGCGGCCTGCGCATCACGACCGCGCCGCTCTTCGAAACGGGCGACTCCCGCTATCAGTGGCTGCACGGGCTGCAGGCGATCGGCATTGGTGCGCCGATCGCGGGCGGGGTGGGGTACGACGTCTACGCCGTGGAGTGGCCCGGCTGA
- a CDS encoding methylated-DNA--[protein]-cysteine S-methyltransferase, with product MAIAHALPGLETALCDTPLGRLLLVASESGVRHLDLDASADTLWHRFERAFPATPRRALQSAVGRRALHAIESYFDGDATELDAPLDATGTPFQQRVWQALREIPRGHTRSYGEVARRIGQPTASRAVAQACGANPIPLFTPCHRVIAGAGSLGGFALGVERKRELLALEGAL from the coding sequence ATGGCCATCGCCCACGCCCTACCCGGACTCGAGACCGCTCTCTGCGACACGCCCCTCGGCCGGCTACTGCTCGTCGCCTCGGAGAGCGGCGTGCGTCACCTCGATCTCGACGCATCCGCCGACACGCTTTGGCACCGTTTCGAGCGCGCCTTTCCCGCCACCCCGCGCCGCGCTCTGCAGAGCGCCGTCGGACGCCGGGCCCTGCACGCCATCGAGTCGTACTTCGACGGCGACGCCACCGAACTCGACGCGCCGCTCGACGCGACCGGGACGCCGTTCCAGCAGCGCGTCTGGCAGGCGTTGCGCGAGATCCCGCGCGGCCACACCCGCTCCTACGGAGAGGTCGCTCGCCGCATCGGCCAGCCGACGGCCTCCCGCGCGGTCGCGCAGGCCTGTGGCGCCAACCCGATCCCGCTCTTCACGCCCTGCCACCGCGTGATTGCGGGCGCCGGCAGTCTGGGCGGCTTCGCCCTCGGCGTGGAACGCAAGCGAGAGCTGCTCGCGCTCGAAGGGGCGCTCTAG
- a CDS encoding TerC family protein produces MFEWMADPEAWVALGTLTALEIVLGIDNIVFISILSDKLPEHQRARARSIGLGLAMFGRVALLLSIAWVMRLTADLFAVWGQGISGRDLILLVGGLFLIGKSTYEIHHKLEGDVTPDELKGTASFASVITQILLLDLVFSLDSVITAIGMAEHVSVMVIAVVIAVGIMMVSAGRISAFINRHPTTKMLALAFLLMIGAMLVAEGFDQHIPKGYIYSAMTFSLFVETLNIRAGSKHEPVVLRDQPRLADAE; encoded by the coding sequence ATGTTCGAATGGATGGCCGACCCGGAGGCCTGGGTCGCCCTGGGCACGCTCACCGCTCTCGAGATCGTGCTGGGGATCGACAACATCGTCTTCATCTCGATCCTGTCCGACAAGCTTCCCGAGCATCAGCGCGCCCGCGCCCGGAGCATCGGTCTCGGGCTCGCGATGTTCGGACGGGTCGCCCTGCTGTTGTCGATCGCCTGGGTCATGCGCCTCACCGCAGACCTGTTCGCCGTATGGGGCCAGGGCATCTCGGGCCGCGACCTGATCCTGCTCGTCGGCGGGCTGTTCCTGATCGGCAAGAGCACCTACGAGATCCACCACAAGCTCGAAGGGGACGTCACGCCTGACGAGCTCAAGGGCACGGCTTCCTTCGCCAGCGTCATCACCCAGATCCTGTTGCTCGACCTGGTCTTCTCCCTCGACTCGGTGATCACCGCGATCGGCATGGCGGAACACGTCAGTGTGATGGTGATCGCGGTGGTCATCGCCGTCGGGATCATGATGGTCTCGGCCGGACGGATCTCGGCGTTCATCAACCGCCATCCGACGACGAAGATGCTCGCCCTGGCTTTTCTATTGATGATCGGCGCGATGCTCGTGGCCGAGGGCTTCGATCAGCACATCCCGAAGGGCTACATCTACTCGGCGATGACGTTCTCGCTCTTCGTGGAAACGCTGAACATCCGTGCGGGGAGCAAGCACGAGCCCGTGGTCCTTCGGGATCAGCCGCGCCTCGCCGACGCCGAGTGA
- a CDS encoding MerR family DNA-binding transcriptional regulator has translation MSRRVRVEDVLVFLGVERRGFLEPLRDEGLFLAEELLPDEAEELRVAQILVQDLGVNPAGVDVALHLRRRLLALEARTRRLAQAFERDREPR, from the coding sequence GTGAGCCGGCGCGTCCGCGTGGAAGACGTCCTCGTCTTTCTCGGCGTCGAGCGCCGCGGGTTCCTCGAGCCACTGCGCGACGAAGGGCTCTTCCTCGCCGAAGAACTCCTGCCGGACGAGGCCGAGGAACTCCGGGTCGCGCAGATCCTCGTCCAGGACCTCGGCGTGAACCCGGCCGGTGTCGACGTGGCGCTCCACCTGCGGCGGCGGTTGCTCGCGCTCGAAGCGCGCACGCGCCGATTGGCGCAGGCGTTCGAGCGCGATCGAGAGCCCCGCTAG
- a CDS encoding DnaJ C-terminal domain-containing protein, with amino-acid sequence MSEQRDLYTVLGVARDADFDTIRKEYRKLARQTHPDLNPGDEKAAERFSEISRAWEVLQDTEKRQLYDEFGAVSLEAGFDAEQARTARDAFGRRFGGAAPGTDFGSEFQFGDLDDLLGRFFGGRQAGEAGFRMPGSDLEAHLTLDFEQAMRGGETPLTLQGPDGTETVKVRIPPGVDSGGRLRIPGKGGPGVGGGTRGDLWVTLTVRPHRLFRREGRDLAFDLPVSVREAIRGAEIEVPTLDGRVQLRVPPGTHSGTRLRLRGKGVPDPKGGTSGDLYAHVQIRVPEAIDEAAALALDALEDLEDPGLRKELFS; translated from the coding sequence ATGTCCGAACAGCGCGATCTCTATACCGTCCTCGGTGTGGCCCGGGACGCCGACTTCGACACGATCCGGAAGGAGTACCGGAAGCTCGCGCGGCAGACCCACCCCGACCTGAACCCGGGGGACGAGAAGGCGGCCGAACGTTTCAGCGAGATCTCCCGCGCCTGGGAGGTGTTGCAGGACACCGAGAAGCGGCAGCTCTACGACGAGTTCGGCGCCGTCTCGCTCGAGGCCGGCTTCGACGCCGAGCAGGCGCGCACCGCGCGCGACGCCTTCGGCCGCCGCTTCGGCGGCGCGGCACCGGGCACGGACTTCGGGTCCGAGTTCCAGTTCGGGGACCTCGACGACCTGCTCGGCCGCTTCTTCGGGGGGCGGCAGGCGGGCGAGGCCGGCTTTCGCATGCCCGGCTCCGACCTCGAAGCCCATCTCACCCTGGATTTCGAGCAGGCGATGCGCGGCGGCGAAACGCCCCTGACCCTGCAGGGTCCGGACGGGACCGAGACGGTCAAGGTGCGCATTCCGCCCGGCGTCGACAGCGGCGGACGCCTGCGGATTCCCGGGAAGGGCGGTCCGGGCGTCGGCGGCGGAACCCGCGGCGATCTGTGGGTGACGCTCACCGTACGGCCGCACCGTTTGTTTCGACGCGAAGGGCGCGACCTCGCCTTCGATCTCCCGGTGAGCGTGCGCGAAGCGATTCGCGGCGCCGAGATCGAGGTGCCGACCCTCGACGGTCGCGTCCAGCTGCGCGTTCCGCCGGGCACCCACAGTGGCACCCGGCTGCGCCTGCGCGGGAAGGGCGTCCCCGATCCGAAGGGCGGAACGTCCGGAGACCTCTACGCCCACGTGCAGATTCGCGTCCCCGAGGCGATCGACGAGGCAGCGGCACTCGCGCTCGACGCGCTGGAGGACCTCGAGGATCCCGGCCTCCGCAAGGAGCTCTTCTCGTGA
- a CDS encoding GDSL-type esterase/lipase family protein: MQWATPEGDLDRGRPCDGVSSTRVSKAKGTRRLAGFVLNVGLALVSVTLTLAALEIALRFAGYEAIHSTYSKPSMFWKADRLLGWSHQSNAVGTFVGPRPWPIEFRADVAINSDGLRGPEIGPRPERGYRVLLLGDSVVAGFEVPYEETFAALLESELSKRVGAPVQVINAGVRGYGTDQSYLFYRERGIRFDPDLVMLLHSDNDTRNNMTLHRSRRVFSKPALVLHEDERLELVRPPDDTDVCAQLQTTAEATVVRADSASTRAACKLQMALFDHSALFSVLTTRLRESPDLLRSLYRLGAPKRTATEVAASQPATSSYPSRLTSAIIAELAQTVGSTSAGFVLFGSPRGVAMIDEVRLASEGVFAHAIAPDGEDHRFVRDGHYNTEGHRVAAERFTPILAKRLLEVAVARAERRATLSAITTASL, from the coding sequence ATGCAGTGGGCCACCCCCGAAGGCGATCTCGACCGCGGCCGACCTTGCGACGGCGTGTCTTCTACCCGTGTCTCGAAAGCGAAGGGCACCCGCCGGCTCGCGGGCTTCGTTCTCAACGTGGGCCTCGCCCTCGTCTCCGTGACGCTGACGCTCGCGGCACTGGAGATCGCGCTCCGCTTCGCCGGCTACGAGGCGATCCACTCGACCTACTCGAAACCTTCGATGTTCTGGAAGGCAGACCGCTTGCTCGGCTGGTCGCATCAGTCGAACGCCGTCGGCACCTTCGTCGGGCCGCGCCCGTGGCCGATCGAGTTCCGCGCCGATGTCGCGATCAACTCCGATGGGCTCAGGGGGCCTGAGATCGGGCCGCGTCCCGAACGCGGGTATCGCGTCCTGCTCCTCGGCGATTCGGTCGTGGCAGGCTTCGAGGTGCCCTACGAGGAGACGTTCGCTGCGCTACTCGAGAGCGAGCTCTCGAAGCGAGTCGGCGCACCGGTTCAAGTGATCAACGCGGGTGTTCGGGGCTACGGAACCGACCAGAGTTATCTCTTCTATCGCGAGCGGGGGATTCGCTTCGACCCCGACCTCGTCATGCTGCTTCATTCAGACAACGACACGCGCAACAACATGACGTTGCATCGGTCGCGGCGCGTCTTTAGCAAGCCCGCCTTGGTGCTCCACGAGGACGAGCGTCTCGAACTCGTGAGGCCCCCCGACGATACGGACGTCTGTGCCCAGCTACAGACAACGGCGGAGGCGACCGTCGTGCGCGCCGACAGTGCCTCCACGCGGGCCGCGTGCAAGCTGCAGATGGCGCTGTTCGATCACTCGGCGCTCTTTAGCGTGCTCACGACTCGGTTGCGGGAGTCGCCGGACCTCTTGCGGAGTCTGTATCGCCTCGGCGCCCCGAAGCGCACCGCGACCGAAGTCGCGGCGAGCCAGCCCGCGACTTCCTCCTACCCGAGCCGGCTCACCTCCGCGATCATCGCCGAACTCGCCCAGACGGTCGGCTCGACGTCCGCGGGCTTCGTCCTCTTCGGATCACCGCGGGGTGTAGCCATGATCGACGAGGTGCGTCTTGCCAGCGAGGGCGTGTTCGCCCACGCGATCGCCCCGGACGGCGAGGACCATCGCTTCGTGCGCGACGGTCACTACAACACCGAAGGGCACCGCGTCGCAGCCGAGCGCTTCACCCCAATCCTCGCCAAGCGACTTCTCGAAGTCGCCGTTGCCCGTGCAGAACGCCGAGCGACGCTGAGTGCCATCACCACGGCCTCGCTCTAG
- a CDS encoding amidohydrolase family protein — protein sequence MARVVKLGINRPVTRPLLPDPDPRPVKYTFISVDDHLMEPKHTFEGRLPSKLQDRAPRVVETEEGHEIWQFEDTPYFQVGFMCVAGRPREDHRVEPSRYEEVRRGCWDIDARIKDMDIGGIYASVNFPSGVTGFGGTLFSEAKDPELGLACVRAWNDWLFEEWYTPYPERIVPLGITFLADPEQGAAEIRRNAKRGFRAVTLPEQPHRQGLPPIFDPSWEPIIRACAETETVMNLHVGSSGFAQMPPGAPMLELGSTLFGSIAITSCAEWLWSGWPAKYPELRIAMSEGGIGWVAMLIDRLDDIMSRSGYGAGWPDPKNSPSDVLRRNFWFCMIEDASTICTRETIGVDNILFESDYPHGDGTWPDTQRVIDEVLGDLPVDEIRKITHQNAAHVYQHPLPKVCIP from the coding sequence ATGGCCCGCGTCGTCAAGCTCGGTATCAACCGCCCGGTCACCCGACCGCTGTTGCCCGATCCGGATCCGCGACCGGTGAAGTACACCTTCATCTCCGTCGACGATCACCTGATGGAGCCGAAGCACACCTTCGAAGGGCGCCTCCCCAGCAAGCTGCAGGACCGCGCGCCGCGCGTCGTCGAGACCGAAGAAGGCCACGAGATCTGGCAGTTCGAAGACACGCCCTACTTCCAGGTGGGATTCATGTGCGTCGCGGGTCGTCCGCGGGAAGACCATCGCGTCGAACCCTCGCGATACGAGGAAGTCCGTCGCGGCTGTTGGGACATCGACGCCCGCATCAAGGACATGGACATCGGCGGGATCTACGCCTCGGTCAACTTCCCGTCGGGCGTGACCGGCTTCGGGGGCACGCTCTTCTCGGAGGCGAAGGACCCGGAGCTGGGCCTGGCCTGCGTGCGCGCCTGGAACGACTGGCTCTTCGAGGAGTGGTACACGCCGTACCCCGAGCGGATCGTTCCGTTGGGCATCACCTTCCTCGCCGACCCGGAGCAGGGCGCCGCAGAGATCCGCCGCAACGCGAAGCGCGGTTTTCGCGCCGTGACCCTGCCCGAGCAGCCGCATCGCCAAGGGTTGCCGCCGATCTTCGATCCGTCCTGGGAGCCGATCATCCGCGCCTGCGCCGAAACCGAAACGGTGATGAACCTCCACGTCGGCTCGTCGGGCTTCGCCCAGATGCCGCCGGGTGCTCCGATGCTCGAGCTGGGCTCGACCCTGTTCGGCTCGATCGCGATCACCTCGTGCGCCGAGTGGCTGTGGAGCGGTTGGCCCGCGAAGTACCCGGAGCTTCGGATCGCGATGTCCGAAGGCGGGATCGGTTGGGTCGCCATGCTGATCGATCGGCTCGACGACATCATGAGCCGTTCGGGTTATGGCGCCGGATGGCCCGACCCGAAGAACTCGCCGTCGGACGTGCTGCGGCGCAACTTCTGGTTCTGCATGATCGAAGACGCGTCGACGATCTGTACGCGCGAGACGATCGGCGTCGACAACATCCTCTTCGAGTCCGACTACCCGCACGGCGACGGCACCTGGCCCGACACCCAACGCGTGATCGACGAGGTGCTGGGCGACTTGCCGGTGGACGAGATCCGCAAGATCACGCACCAGAACGCGGCGCACGTCTATCAACACCCGCTGCCGAAGGTGTGCATTCCCTAG
- a CDS encoding crotonase/enoyl-CoA hydratase family protein, with translation MSDRVEVQISNHIADVRLTRSDKLNAFDRPMFDGLIETAQGLAKEPSVRAVVLSGEGRAFSAGLDFASMGQTGPSFKDMPEVPDTPANWFQAAAFLWRELPMPVIAAVQGVAYGAGMQLALSADIRFVTPDAKLSLRELHWGLIPDMSATQTLRSQVRLDVAKELIYTARVVSGAEAVELGLATHVTDSPHEAALELAHEIAARNPTAVRAAKELLETTQVREAEAALALEQELQARVIGKPNQAEAVKANMEKRQPEFGDAEI, from the coding sequence ATGTCCGACCGCGTCGAAGTCCAGATCTCGAACCACATTGCCGACGTGCGGCTCACGCGCAGCGACAAGCTGAACGCGTTCGACCGCCCGATGTTCGATGGCCTGATCGAGACAGCCCAGGGCCTCGCGAAGGAGCCATCGGTCCGCGCGGTCGTGCTTTCGGGCGAGGGCCGCGCGTTCAGCGCCGGACTCGACTTCGCGTCGATGGGCCAGACCGGCCCGTCCTTCAAGGACATGCCCGAGGTACCGGACACCCCGGCGAACTGGTTCCAGGCGGCGGCCTTCCTGTGGCGCGAGCTTCCGATGCCCGTGATCGCGGCGGTGCAGGGCGTCGCCTACGGCGCTGGGATGCAGCTGGCCCTGTCGGCGGACATCCGCTTCGTCACCCCCGATGCGAAGCTCTCCCTGCGCGAACTGCACTGGGGACTGATCCCCGACATGTCGGCGACCCAGACCCTCCGCAGTCAGGTCCGGCTCGATGTCGCGAAGGAGCTGATCTACACGGCCCGCGTCGTGTCCGGCGCCGAGGCCGTCGAACTCGGTCTCGCCACTCACGTGACGGATTCGCCGCACGAAGCCGCCCTCGAACTCGCCCACGAGATCGCGGCCCGCAACCCCACCGCCGTCCGCGCGGCGAAGGAACTGCTCGAGACGACCCAGGTGCGGGAAGCCGAGGCGGCACTGGCGCTGGAGCAGGAGCTGCAGGCCCGCGTGATCGGCAAGCCGAACCAGGCCGAGGCGGTGAAGGCGAACATGGAGAAGCGGCAGCCCGAGTTCGGCGACGCCGAGATCTAG